GGCAGGTCGTTCATCCACAGGAGCACGTGCCTCCTGTTTAATTTTTGCGAGATTCCTCATGGGAAGAACAACCCCCTCGGGTGTTTGATAGACGAGCGAATTAATTTCGTCGACAGACTTCTCGCCAGGGGGTGTATCGGGTTTATTGGATGCTTCAATCGACTCAACTGATGGAACTGGCGGCACGGTCGGCTCATGGTAAAAAATCTTCGGATGTATCATTTTCGATTCCACGGTGTCCTTATCTGGTTGGTGTAGCGATTTATTTACTATCTCTAATTCACCCTCAAGCCCCGTCAATTTATAGTTGAGGAATTTAAGTTTTTCTTGTATTACATATGAAGAATTCTTGTTCTTTTGAAGCTCGGCAATTTCTTGCTTGGTTTGGTCAATAGATGACTCCAAATGTGCTTGCCTCCCCTCGTGTGACGTGTTGCCCTCATTTTCACCACTCTCCACCGCCTTAATTTTTTCATTATTGCCCATAGTGGTTGCGTTGTTATTACTATCGTTTTCGGTAATTATTTCATATCCATGTGTATCGGCAAAACTATTAACTATCGTGACACGGTCAGATAATTCTTTTTCAAGCGATCCCAGGGTTTTTTCACTTTCAGCGGTAGGTTTCCCGAGTACTTTATCGCGACTCATGTCTTCTTTTACCCTTGCAATTTCATCTTTTATCCTTGTTTGTTCATCTTCATTGAGTATTACCCCAGTCATTAGTTCGCGCTCTTCAGGGGTAAATTCCTCACTGCTTTTGCTTTTTGTATCAGTTAGGTTGTCTAGATTAGTATTGTGTGCAACCTCATTCATGTCAACATGATAGCAAATCTAAACAGAACTGTCGCTATACTTTTTTAAAAAACGTTACGATTTATCAAAAAAATGCTTATCACCCACACCTATTTTTGAATTATTACATCGCATTTCCATCACCCTTACTCAAGATACTCTATAATGTTCCCCCAATATAGACTGTATATCTACATGAACATGCAAAAATACGACACAAAAGTTGGTGTTGTGGGTTATCCACACCGATAAGATTGCCCCGTTGACTTTCAACCCCCGTTGAGGTATACTTGACAGCGAGGTAAGAATAGGTTGTAGAGACATGCTGAACGAATATTTCCCCGTCTTAATTTATGTAAATATAAAAAGGGCGTGGGTAAACACGAAGTGTTTGAGCGAGTTTGTTTGACTGCGAGTAATCTCGCTCAGACAGTCTCGTAGTCAGACAAGATAAAGAAAGAATACGGAATTACCTTTTAATTTTTAGGCTTATACATACTCATAAACAGGACCCTGGCTTACCCGTGGTGACCGAGAACCAGGCTAAAAAAGAATCGTTTTTATGGCTTCCTACTAAAAAGTCTGCTTTTTTGTTCTTGTGTGCGGTTATCATTGTATCCCCCGTTGCATATGCAAATGCGGGGTTTCTTTCATTATTGGGTTCCATATTTGGTACAACCGCAGCGGCAAATCCTGCTCAAGAAGTAACCATAGATTATGTGAACTCGCAAAATATCGGTCTTCTCCAAGCAGCAGTAAATCTCAATCCTAAGTTAGCACGAGGCGGGGGCGACATTACTATTGTCAATGATAGCGCCCTTCTTTCAGACATTGGTCCAATGGGAAGTGCTGTTGGCGTTGAGGAAACATCTTCAAAGAGCGATCAATTAAGCATCTACGTTGTTCGAAAGGGTGATTCACTCTCACAAATTGCTCAAATGTTCGGCGTTTCTGTGAATACCATTATTTGGTCAAATGATATTCCACGTGGTGGTTCTATCCGTGTAGGGGAAACTCTGGTCATCCTCCCTGTATCGGGGGTGAGTCATGTTATTGCTAAGGGGGATACCATAAAATCAATCGCAACAAAATATAAAGGTGATGCAGAAGAAATTCTTGGATTCAATGGGCTTGGTGATAGTGACGCTCTGGCAATTGGATCTACGATTATCATTCCTGAAGGAATGCTTTCTTTGCCAACGCCGGCTTCTATTTCATACACAAAGCCAAAGGGAACAAATGGTCCTTCGTACAGTGGCTACTATTTGCGTCCCGTGAATGGCACAAGATCACAGGGGATACATGGTTATAACGGCATAGATCTTGCTGCTCCGACGGGAACACCAGTGTTTGCTTCAGCCAGTGGAGATGTCGTGGTGAGTAAGTATCGCGAGGGTAATCCATGGTTCGGTGGATATGGTAATTATGTTGTAATTAGCCACGAAAATGGTACACAGACGCTATATGCCCACATGAGTAAAGTAATTGTTGGAGAAGAATGGAGGGTAGTTAAGGGGCAGGTGATTGGATATGTAGGATCAACAGGAAGATCAACAGGGGCACACCTTCACTTTGAAGTTCGTGGAGCAAGAAATCCATTTCAATAATTTTTGAAGATAGGTTAGTCTAGACAATACGTTCAAGTGAGAAAAACCCCTCGAGAGAGAGGTTTTTCTTTATTTAAGCTTTCCAAAGCCTCGCCTTGGAAAGCTTAAAGCTTGGGAGTGGGGTTAATGATTGATGCCCGTTCCCCTCTTTGGCCGATATTGGAGTGCTTCAAGGATGTGTTGCTCACCTACCGCACTCACACCCTCCAAGTCTGCGATAGTGCGAGCAACTTTCAAAAGGCGATGGTGCGCTCTTCCAGAAAGATTAAATTTTTCCGCTGATGCATTCACCATGTCAACGAGTTTGTCACTTAATTTCACCAACACTTCCAAATCTTTTGCACCCATCTCACTATTTGTTTTGATGTGGTGTTGGTGAAATTTAAATCTCTCATTTTGCATAGTTCGCGCGCTTCTCACTCTTTCCCGTATCGCAGTACTTGTTTCTCCTTTATTTTCTGAATCAGAAAGTTTTTTGTGGTCAACGCGGGCTACTTCAACCCAAATATCAATACGATCCGCGATGGGGCCCGAAATCCTACTCTGATATCGAACAAGCGACCCCGGCATGCAAACACACTGTTTTTCTGTGCCATAATTTCCGCACGGACATGGATTGAGCGCTCCGATAAGAATAAAATTTGCAGGAAATAATTCCGTCCCCTTCGCTCTTGAGATGCTTACCATATTATCTTCGAGTGGCTGACGCAATGATTCGATAACGCGCTTGTCAAAAAGCGGAAATTCATCAAGAAAAAGAACACCCCGATGCGCGAGGGTCACTTCTCCCGGTTTTGGAAATGATCCTCCTCCAACAATAGATACATATGATGACGTATGGTGCGGAGAACGAAAAGGCGGTTCCACAATGAGACTGTCTTTGAGTGCTCCTGCAACCGAATGGATGCCGGTTACTTCGATGATCTCATCAAAACTAAGGTCTGGAAGAATGTGGGGGAACGCTTTTGCAAGCATCGTCTTCCCCGCTCCGGGGGAACCCCACATTGCGATATTGTGTCCGCCCGCGGCGGCAATCTCAAGCCCCCGTTTTGCTGTTTCTTGTCCCTTAACATCGGAAAAATCAATAAGGCGACTTCTGCGTTTCACAGTTTCAATGCGCAATGGATCGTATTGCGCCGGCTTTATTTTTTTGTGAATGGTATCACCCCCCTTTACATACTCATGAAGGTGTTCAAAAACATCTTTTAAATTTTTTGCTCCGAAGATTGAAATACCTTCGACCAGAGATGCTTCCGTGATATTTCCTTCCGGCAAATATACTTCTTTAAACCC
The sequence above is drawn from the bacterium genome and encodes:
- a CDS encoding M23 family metallopeptidase translates to MVTENQAKKESFLWLPTKKSAFLFLCAVIIVSPVAYANAGFLSLLGSIFGTTAAANPAQEVTIDYVNSQNIGLLQAAVNLNPKLARGGGDITIVNDSALLSDIGPMGSAVGVEETSSKSDQLSIYVVRKGDSLSQIAQMFGVSVNTIIWSNDIPRGGSIRVGETLVILPVSGVSHVIAKGDTIKSIATKYKGDAEEILGFNGLGDSDALAIGSTIIIPEGMLSLPTPASISYTKPKGTNGPSYSGYYLRPVNGTRSQGIHGYNGIDLAAPTGTPVFASASGDVVVSKYREGNPWFGGYGNYVVISHENGTQTLYAHMSKVIVGEEWRVVKGQVIGYVGSTGRSTGAHLHFEVRGARNPFQ
- a CDS encoding YifB family Mg chelatase-like AAA ATPase, producing MPFSKVYSAQTTGLSAQIIDVEVDISKGLHSFTTVGLPDKAVEESRDRVSSAIKNSGFKSPKQKNQKVVVSLAPADVKKEGPLFDLPISIAYLVAAGDLRFNPKEKIFLGELSLDGELRPIKGALVLVDKAKRSGFKEVYLPEGNITEASLVEGISIFGAKNLKDVFEHLHEYVKGGDTIHKKIKPAQYDPLRIETVKRRSRLIDFSDVKGQETAKRGLEIAAAGGHNIAMWGSPGAGKTMLAKAFPHILPDLSFDEIIEVTGIHSVAGALKDSLIVEPPFRSPHHTSSYVSIVGGGSFPKPGEVTLAHRGVLFLDEFPLFDKRVIESLRQPLEDNMVSISRAKGTELFPANFILIGALNPCPCGNYGTEKQCVCMPGSLVRYQSRISGPIADRIDIWVEVARVDHKKLSDSENKGETSTAIRERVRSARTMQNERFKFHQHHIKTNSEMGAKDLEVLVKLSDKLVDMVNASAEKFNLSGRAHHRLLKVARTIADLEGVSAVGEQHILEALQYRPKRGTGINH